The genomic stretch CTATGCAGAACAAAAGAAGACCGATGACGCATTGTCTTATTACAAGAAAGCCGCTTCGGTGGTGGACGGTGATGAAGGAATGGCTTCGGAAGCCTTGTTCATGGCGGGCAGGTATGCGGAGTCAATTGGCAAAACAAAAGACGCCATTGAACTTTTTCAAAAACTGAATGATACCTATCCTGCCAGTTCACATGTAAAATCAGGGGATGTAGAAAAGTACTTGGCAAGACTTGGTGTAACAAAATAGAACAGCGGCAATAAGGAACTGGCACGGAGCTATTGGGAATATCCCGCACGACTCACAACTCAGGTTTCACGCTTATGTCAATAAACTCAGCTAACTTAAATAATACCACAGGCATCCAGCTACCGCCGGATGCCTGTGTTGTAATTGTGCGTACCGAATGGAATGCGCAGACCGTGGATAAACTGGAAGCAGGTTGCCTGCAGGTGCTGCAGCAGCACAACGTGAACCATAAACTGATCACCGTGCCCGGCGCATTTGAAATTCCCTTTGCCATAAAAAAATACTGGGAAGCCATGAAGTATAAAGACGGCAAACCCTGTGCCTTCATCGCATTGGGTTGTGTGCTGCGGGGCGATACACCGCATTTTGATTATGTATGCAAAGCCGTCACTGATGGCATCGTGCAACTCAATCTTTCCCTACCGGTGCCCACCATCTTTGGGATACTTACGGTAGATGACCAGCAGCAGGCAGATGAGCGTACGGGTGGTAAACACGGCCACAAAGGAGAAGAAGCAGCTGTAACGGCAGTTAAGATGATGGCATTAGTTGCTACCTTTAAATAAAAAATTACATGAGGACCCTGTTTGCTGTCTTTGTAGTTCTTTCTTTTACAGCATGTAATAATGATTCATCCGTTACGGAAGAACCGGTAGTAAAAGAAGACCCGGTTCCCAAAGGAACAGGGGTGAAAGCCGAACAGGAGTACATTCATAGATTTACTGATACGGCATTGGAGCAAAAAGTAACGGCTGTTCTGATGAAACTCCCGTTTGTTCAAAAAAGCAACCGCTATATTGATTCCATCAGCAACCACAAACAGGGTATATCATTCATGCTTGATAATACCCAGGGTGCCGGGATCTCGGTACTGGCAGGATACGACAGTGACGAACGCTTTGAGACCTGGTACCATTTTTATGTAGACCCGCAGACCATGGAAGTAAAGATCTACGATCCCCTGGAAAATAAAACCGTTCCGGTAAAGGAATACTTAAAGACATTGAAATAAAATGAAAGTACAGCTATTCATACCCTGCTTTGTTGACCAGCTTTACCCCCAGACCGCTTTTAATATGGTGAAGGTGCTGGAGAAAGCCACCTGTGAAGTGCTGTACAATACCAACCAGACCTGTTGCGGCCAGCCCGCCTACAATGCCGGCTTCCGCAATGAAGCAAGGGATGTTTGCAGCAAGTTTTTAAAAGATTTCGATGGCGTTGATTACATTGTTGGCCCCAGCGCCAGTTGTGTGGGCTTTGTGCGCAATTACTACGGAAAGATATTCGATAATTCCTCGCAGCACAACCAGGTGAAGGACCTGGGCAAACGGATCTATGAATTCAGCGAGTTCCTGACCGATGTGCTCAAGATCGGGAATTACGGCGCCGAGCTGAATGCAAAAGCCACCTATCACGACAGTTGCGCTGCCTTGCGGGAATGCAGGATCAAAGAAGGCCCCCGTAAATTATTAAGCCAGGTAAAGGGACTTGAACTGGTTGAAATGAATGACGTGGAAACCTGTTGCGGTTTTGGCGGGACCTTTGCAGTAAAATTTGACGCCATCTCAGCCGGTATGGCCGACCAGAAAGTGAGCAATGCCATGGCCACCGGTGCTGAATACATCATCTCCACCGACCTCAGTTGCCTGATGCAGCTGGAGGGCTTTATCAAGGGAAAGAACCTGCCCATTAAGACCATGCATATTGCAGATGTGCTGGCCAGTGGATGGGAATAAAAAGACCTCCCGTAAGAACCGTTCCTGCGGTTTAGCCGTATATACGGTTAAACGTTGACCTTGAAACAACTCATCTTCGGTTTAGCCGCATTATTACTGGTTGCTTCCTGCAGGGAAAACAGCAAACCCATTGTATCAGCAGAATTTGTTGACAGCCTCCTCACCAATTACACCGAACCGGAAATGATAAGGTCTGTTGAAACAGACCTTCCGTTCTGGAAGAGCCGTATCGATCCCAAAAATCCCGGGCTGCTGAATGAATTAAGGTATGCTTCCACACTTGTTCAACGCTTCCACCTTTCGGGAGATATCCATGACATCATTGCTGCAGATAGTATTTTAAAAAAGGCAGACGGCACATACAGCCACAAAGAATCTGCTCCCAACATGGCGCTGGTGCGCAACAGCATCCTGCAGCACCGTTTTAAACAGGCAGATTCATTGCTGGCCGAAGCAAAGAAGGCGGATGTGAAACCATACGATGCCGTTGCCGCTTCCTTTGATGTTGCTTTTGAATCAGGGCAATACCTGTTGGCGGAAACAGAACTGAAAAAGATCGCAGACTACAATGACTACGGTTATAATTTCCGCTATGCCAGGCTGGCGCATTACAAGGGAGAAGCGGACAGCGCCCTGGCAGCCATGCACCGGGCAGCAGCAATTGCCGGAATGAATATTACGCTGAAGCAGGCTGCCTTATCCAATGAAGCAGACCTGAACCTGCACACCGGGAACCTGCAAAGAGCCAATGAACTGTATATGCGATCGATCCGCTTAAATGCCGCCGACCTTCATTCCCTCATGGGCCTGGGATGGATGGCACTGGTGCACGATAAAAATGGTACGCTGGCTGAGAAGATATTCCGTTTTGTTCAGTCAAAGACAAAAACACCGGACACACTTTTTAAATTGTCACAACTTGCTGACGCAAGAGGGGATAGGGCGATGCAGAAAAAATATGCACAGCAATATGCTGATGCAGTAACGGCCCCGGCCTACGGCAATATGTATAACAGGTATATGATCGAACTATATACCGGCATATTGAACGAACCGGCAAAAGCAGAAGCCCTTGCAAAAAAGAATTGCTGAACCGGGCCACTCCGCAGACCTATGCCTGGTATGTATGGGCTTTGTATTGCAATAATAAAACTGCGGAAGCAGCAAAGATCTGTCAGCAATATGTCTCCGGCAAACCACTGGAAGCGCCGGAACTTTACTGGATGGGAAGATTCATGCAGGGACTAAAGAAGGGTTACAATGCACAGCAGTATTTTAAAGCGGCATACAAGAACCGGTATGACCTGGGGCCTTCGATGGTAAGGTACCTGGAGGAGGCTTTGGAAGACTGAACTTAACCGGGATCATCGGGGTATTGGTTTTAACGCAGTTCAGTCTTTTCACGTTCGTCCCGGTCTCTGACCGGGATGCAATGGTTATGAGTTTTTAACTCAGTTCAGTCTTTTTCATTACCTTTTCTCAATGCTAAACCGGAGTATAAGGAAATGGGCAATGGTACTGCTCATCATCAATGGCGTGGTTGGCTCAGGGATATTTGGGTTGCCGGCAAAAACATTCAGGGAAACAGGGGTGTACAGCATTGCCGCATTCGGGGTTTGCGCCATTGCGGTTTTCGTTATCATTCTGTGTTTTGCCGAGGTCAGCAGCCGCTTTGATAAAACCGGAGGGCCTTACCTCTATGCCCTTTCCTCCTTTGGCCCCCTGCCGGCATTTCTTACAGGCTGGCTGCTGCTGGTAACAAGATTGATCACGTATGCAGCGCTTATCAACCTGCTCGTCACCTATCTTTCTGTTTTTTCGGACTGGTTCACCCTCCCATCCGCACGGATCATCAGCATTATATCATTAACTATGTTCCTTGCCGTTATAAATCATATCGGCGTAAAGGACTCCACCCGGGTGAATAATATTTTAACAGTTGCAAAACTCCTGCCTTTACTGCTCTTTATAATCGTCGGATCCTTTTTTATTGAACCAAAGAATTTCGAGATCCGGCTGGTGCCTGGTTTTTCTTCCTTTTCTTCTACCGTACTCCTGCTGGTCTTTGCTTTCGGAGGGTTTGAGTCGGTGCTGGTGAATTCCGGTGAAGTAAAGGATCCCGGCAAAAATCTCCCCTTTGCCCTCCTGCTTGCCGCCCTCATCATAGCGGTCATTTATATCCTGATACAGGTAGTGTCCATCGGCACATTGCCTGCGCTGGCTTCTGCAGAAAACCCCTGGCCCAGGCGGCCGGCTTGTTCATGGGC from Chitinophagaceae bacterium encodes the following:
- a CDS encoding (Fe-S)-binding protein; its protein translation is MKVQLFIPCFVDQLYPQTAFNMVKVLEKATCEVLYNTNQTCCGQPAYNAGFRNEARDVCSKFLKDFDGVDYIVGPSASCVGFVRNYYGKIFDNSSQHNQVKDLGKRIYEFSEFLTDVLKIGNYGAELNAKATYHDSCAALRECRIKEGPRKLLSQVKGLELVEMNDVETCCGFGGTFAVKFDAISAGMADQKVSNAMATGAEYIISTDLSCLMQLEGFIKGKNLPIKTMHIADVLASGWE
- a CDS encoding 6,7-dimethyl-8-ribityllumazine synthase produces the protein MSINSANLNNTTGIQLPPDACVVIVRTEWNAQTVDKLEAGCLQVLQQHNVNHKLITVPGAFEIPFAIKKYWEAMKYKDGKPCAFIALGCVLRGDTPHFDYVCKAVTDGIVQLNLSLPVPTIFGILTVDDQQQADERTGGKHGHKGEEAAVTAVKMMALVATFK